The Pseudoxanthomonas sp. genome segment GCTGGTAGAAGGCCTTGTTGTGCTCGGCTTCCCTGATATGCGCCAGTTCGTGCACGGCGATCATCTTCAGGAACGCCGCCGGCGCGTCGCGGAACACGGTGGCGATGCGGATCTCGCGGCGGGCCTTGAGCTTGCCGCCGTGTACCCGCGAGATGGCCGTATGCGTACCCAGCGCATGCTTCATCACCTGCAGCGTGCTGTCGTAGACCACCTTGCCCAGCGGCACCGAGCGGCGCAGGTACTGCTCCTTCAGCGCCTGCACGTAGTCGTACAGCTGGCCGTCGCTGCGCACGGCATGGGGTTCGGCGTACTTCTTCGCCAGCATCGGCGCCAGCCCGTCCTGCGCGATCAGCGCACGCACGCGTTCCTGCAGGTCCTGGGGATAGCCGGCGAGATACTTCAGGGGTTCCATGGGAGTGGCGTGCGGACGCGGAGGGCCGGGGACGGCGGGTATGATTGACCATCACACCCGATCAAGACACCGCGACATGGCGAAGGGAAATCCTCTCCAGGAACAACTGCTCAAGGCCGGCCTGGTCAAGAAATCCAAGCTGGCCGAGGTCGCACGCGAGCAGAACAAGGCCCGCCACGGCAAGGGCCCCGCCGCGCCCAACGAGATCCAGCGCGAGGCCGAACGCGCGCGCGCCGAGAAGGCCGAACGCGACCGGGCGCTGGAAGCCGAACGCAAGGCGCACGCCCGCACCGCGGAACTGCGCGCCCAGGCGCGGCAGATCATCGCCGACCGCAAGGTGCCGCGCAGCGGCGAGCTGGAATACCGCTTCACCGCGAACGGCGCCATCCGCACCGTGCTGGTCAACGACGACCTGAAGAAGAAACTGGCCGCCGGCCTGCTGGTGATCGCGCACATCGACGACCGCTACGAACTGCTGCCGCGCGTGGCCGCCGACAAGGTGCGCGAGCGCGATCCCGACATGATCGTGCTCGATCATGCCCAGGGAACGGATGCTGCGGCATCCACCTCCGAGGACGACGACTACTACGCCCAGTTCAAGGTGCCCGACGACCTGATGTGGTGACGGCCGCACTGCCGGACCGGGCTTGACGGCTCCTGTAGGGTGGAATGAGACCCCTGAGGAGACCGCCATGCAGCAGCACGAACTCGATGCCCTCTTCGACCAGCAGGCCGCCGGCTACGATGCCCGCTGGGTGCGCATGGCGCCGATCCGCGAGAGCCTGCTGTTCCTGATGGAAACCGTGTTCGCGGACCTGCCCGAGGACGCGCGCCTGCTGTGCGTCGGCGCGGGCACCGGCGCGGAGATCGCGCACCTGGCGCGGCGCTTCCCGCGCTGGACCTTCCTCGCACTGGATCCTTCCACGCAGATGATCGCCACCTGCCGCGCACGCGCCGAGCGCGAAGGCTTCGCCGACCGCTGTGGTTTCCATGCCGACGTGGTCGACACGCTGCCGGAGGCCGCCGCGTTCGATGGCGCCACCTGCCTGCTGGTCTCGCAGTTCCTGCTCGATCCGGCCGTGCGCACGGCGTTCTTCGCCTCGATCGCGCGGCGCCTGCGTCCGGGCGGCACGCTCGCCTGGGCCGATCTCGCCTGGGACACCGCGGCGGCCGACTACCCGGCCATGTTGAAGCTGTGGATGGAAACCATGTCCGGCGCCGGCCTCGACGCCGCCGCGCTGGAACAGATCCGCGCCAACTACGCGCGCGATGTCGCCATCCTGCCGCCCGACCACGTGGCTGCGCTGGCGCAAGCCGGTGGCTTCCTGTCGCCGCTGCGCTTCCACCAGGCCGGGATGATCCATGGCTGGTGCGCCCGCACGGCAGGGTAGGCTAGTCCGACCGCCACCGCCTCGCGCCCCCGGAGATCGCATGCGCCTGCCCTGCCTGTCGCTCGCCCTGTCCCTTCTGCTGTCGCCCGCCTTCGCGCAGGACGCGTCCACCGCGATATCGCCGCCGGTGGAGGACACCGGCACGCTGGCCGGCGCGCCCTACCGCATCGATATCCCGGCTGACTGGAACGGCGAGCTGGTCGTACTGGCACACGGCTTCGAACCGGTCGGCGTAGCGCGCGAAACACCCTGGCCCGCCGATCCCGCCACCCCGATGTTCACTTCCGAACGTTATGCGGTGGCGCAGAGCGGCTACGCGACGCAGGGCTGGGCAGTGCGCGACGCCATTGCCGACAGCGAACGCCTGCGCGCGCACTTCGTGCAGCGGCATGGCCAACCGACGAAGACATGGATGGTCGGCATGTCGATGGGCGGCGGCATCGCCATCGCCAGCCTCGAACAGCAGGCCGCGCACTACGACGGCGCACTGTCGCTCTGCGGCGCCAACCTGCCCGGCGAGGTGCTGGCGACGGAACTGTTCACCTCGCTGGTCGCGTTCGATGCCCTGTTCCCGCCGCACGAGGGTGAAGCGGGGTTCCGCCTGTCCGATCCCGCCGCGCCGGTGCTCGACCAGAACACGGTGATGGACCGCGTCGATGCCGCCCTGCCGCGCGATCCGGCCGCCGCTCAGAGACTCGCGACCAGGCTGGAGGTGTCCGTCGAGGCGCTGCCCGGCACGCTCGGCCTGCACTACCTGGTGATCCGCGACCTGATCGCGCGCGGCGGTGGCATGCCGGTGGACAATCGCCTGGTGCGCTACACGGGATTCGGCGACGACGACGCATTCAACCGTCGCGTGCCGCGTTATGTCGGCGATGTGGCGGCCATGGACTACGTGGCTGCGGCGCCGGCCCTGTCGGGCCGGCCACAGAAGCCGCTGGTGCTGCAGTACAACGCCGATGACCCGACCATCAACCCCCGCTTCCGGCCGGTGTATGCGCAGAAGGCGCGGGACGCCACCGTGGTGCCGCTGACGCTGCCGGACGCGCCGGGCGGGCATTGCCGATTCTCTGCGGATCAGGTCAAGGATGCATTCCGCGTGCTGACCGGCTGGGTGGAATCGGGCGAGCGACCGCCGCTGCGCTGACCGCGCGGGGACGCGTCAGAGCCGGTGCGCACGCCCGATGATCTCCGCCGCCCGCTCGCCGATCACGACGCACGGCGCCATCGTGTTGCCGCTCGGGACATTCGGCAGGACGGAGGCGTCGGCGATGCGCAGACGCTCGATGCCGTAGACCTGCAGGTTGCCGTTGACCACGGACATCGCATCGCGTCCCATCTTCGCCGTGCATGCCTGGTGCCAGAAGGTCACGGCCGCGTCGCGGAGATAGGTGTCCATCTCGGAGGTGCCCAGGTTTCCGGGCATCGCTTCGCGCTTCAAGAGGTTCCTGAAGGGCGAGGCGTGCGCCATCTCCCGGGCCAGCGCGACAGTCGCCCTGGCGTCACGCAGATCGTCGGGATGCGACAGCGTATTGGCCTGGATCCGCGGGGGCGCGTCGGGATCGGCACCGGTGAGATGCACCGAGCCGCGGCTCTTGGGATGCGACAGTCCGGCGAAGGTCATCCAGCCATGCGCCGGCACGCCGCGATGCGCGGTTTCCGGCGTCGGTACGGGGAACTCCAGCTGGCAATGGAAGACGTCGGGCGCAGCCAATGCGGCATCGGTCTTCCAGTACAGTGTGGCTTCCGATCCGCCGTTGCCCACACCCACCGGCGCGTTCGCCTCGAACAGACAGCCGAAGGACACGTGGTCCTGGTGGTTCCGCCCGACACCGGGCAGGTGCTGGATCACCGGGATGCCATGCGGTGCCAGTTCCTCCTCGGGGCCGATGCCGGACTGCATCAGCACCTTGGGCGTATTGATCGCGCCCATCGACAGGATCACTTCGCGATCGGCCAGGATGCGCGTGCGCTGCGCACCCTGGGTGATCTCGACGCCGACGACCGTAGTGCCTTCGAGCACGAGTCTGCTGACCTGTGCGCCCGTCATCACCGTCAGGTTGGGCTGCCCCAGTTTCGGGAGGATGTAGGCGCGGAAGAGCGATGAGCGCTGTCCGGCCTTGACGATCAGATCGTTGAGCGCGACCCCGCCACGGCCTTCCATCATCGCGCCATTGGGGCTGTCGAACGTGGGTATTCCGAGGGTTTTCGCCGCTTCGACCATGGCGATCGCCACGGGCTGCGGATGCGGCGGGGTTTCCACGTGCACCGGCCCGCCGGTGCCGCGACGGGCGGCATCGGGCAGGCCGCGCCAGTCTTCGATACGCCGGTAGATCCCGAGGACGGACCGATAACCCCAGTCATCGTCGCCGGCTTCCTCGGCGAACTGGTCCCAGTCGGCCTGGTGGCCGCGTGCCCACACCATCACGTTGATGCTGGAGCTGCCGCCCAGCACCTTGCCCATGTTGAGCGGGATGGCGCGGTGGTTGAGGTGCGGGTTGGACTGCGCCACGAAACCCCAGTCGCGATCCGAGCCCAGGTTGAGCGGCCACTGGGTCGGCTCGAGGATCTCCGGCAGCGTATCGGCGCCGCCCGCTTCCACCAGCAGCACACGCACGCCCGGATGCTCGGCCAACCGGCCGGCGAGGGCGCAGCCGGCCGGTCCGGCGCCGCAGACGATGAAATCGAAACGGCCGGAGGGTGCGCCGGTCGTCAGGGAGGGCGCGTACGACGCGGGAGGAATGGACATGACGGCAGAGGCTCCGGGCAGGGAAAGACCTTCGGGCAGCCGGCCGGGGCCACCCGTCGTGGGGGAGAGGAGAAAGGAGGGGGACGCGGCGGCGAGTGCGACCGTCGCGCCCCGGCGTGCTTACCTGGCCGCCTGGCCGGCGTCGCGCGCCGCGCGGTCGATCGTGTCGGCGACCACCTTGGGCTGCGTCATGAAGACCGCATGGCTGGCGGAGACCTTGGTGATGCGCGCGTCGATGCGTTCGGCCATGTGGATCAGCATCGCCTGGTCGAAGGCCTTGTCTTCGGTGGCGATCACGGCCCAGCTGGGCTTGCTGCGCCACGCGGCGTGGGTCAGCGGGGTGCCGAAGGCCGACATGTTGATGGGCACCTGCGAGTCGCGCAGGAACGCGGCATCGGCATCGGTGGTGTCGTGGGCGAAGCCGGCCTTGAACTTGGCAGGATGGATGAAGCCGAAGCCGTCGGCGCTGGTCTCGATCACGAACTCCGGCGTGGGCGCGAAGCCGGTGTACTGCTGGGCGGTGGTTTCGCCGGCGTCCGGCGCCAGCGCCGACACGTAGACCAGACCGGCGACCTTGTCGTGCACGCCGGCTTCGGTGATGACCGTGCCGCCCCAGGAGTGTCCGACCAGGATGGCGGGGCCGTCCTGGCGGTCCAGTACGCGTTTCGTGGCGGCCACATCGTCGGCCAGCGAGGTCAGCGGGTTCTGCACGATGGAGACGCGGTAGCCGCGCGCGGTGAGATCCTCGTACACCGGGCGCCATCCGGATCCATCGGCGAAGGCGCCGTGCACCAGCACGACGTTCCTCACCTGGCCGCCGTCGCGGACGGCCTCGGTGGCATGGGCAGAGGGAGACAGGCTGGCGGCCAGCGCGGCGGCGAGCAGGGCGGGAATGAGCTTGAACATGGTCGTGTCCTCGGAGCGGTGGTGGGTGGCGTTCGGGGTGCGGCGTCGGCCGGCAGGGGTACTTTGCCGGCACGCGCAGAACTTTCAGTTACGAATAGTCCTGATAACTTGATCGTAAGTACCGCTCCGACAATCACCCCTGCAGCTGCCCGCCGGGTCGCGACAGGCAGCGAGGGCCCGGGAGCAGCGGCAGGGCTTACGCGGTCGGGACGGTGCCGCCGTCGATCACGTGTTCCGACCCCGACACGGACGCCGCCCGCGGCGACACCAGGAACGCGATGAGGTCGGCGACCTCGCTCGGCTGGGCAGGCCGTCCCAACGGGATGCCGCCCAGCGCCTCCATGACCATCCGCCTGGCGCCTTCGTAATCCGTGCCCACATTGGCCGCGATGCCGCCGAGGAAGTCGACCGCGGCTTCCGTCTCGACCCAGCCCGGCGAGACGCGGACCACCCGCACGCCCTGGGGCGTCACTTCCTTGGAGAGCGCCTTGCTGTAGGTGGACAGCGCGGCCTTGGCGGCGGCATAGGCGATGGTGGCGTCGTGCAGCGGCAGCACGCGCTGGATCGACGTCACGTGCAGGATCACGCCGGACCCCTGCGCGAGCATCGCCGGCAGCAGCGCGCGATCCATCCGCACGGCCGACATCAGGTTCACGTCGAGCGCCTTGGCCCACTCCGCATCGTCCAGCACGGCGAAACCGCCTGCGGGGGCCGACGACCCGCCGACCACATTGATCAGGATGTCGATGCCGCCGAGTTCGTGCCGGGCCGCCTCCGCCGCCGCGCGCACGCCGTCGGCGGTAGCCAGGTCGGCCGCCACGTAGTGGACATGCTCGAGCGGCGTGTCCGGCACCGAGCGCGCGGTCGTCGCGACGCGCGCTCCGAGCTGGATCAGCCGTTCGACGACGGCCGCACCGACCCCTCGCGTGCCGCCGGTGACCAGGATGCGCTTGCCAGCCAGCTGGAGGTCGAAACTCATGGCGCGATCTCCAGCGTGGCGATCTTGCCGCGCTCCAGCGTGAAGCGATAACGCAGGTCCAGCGGGCTGCCCGGGAAGTCGCCCGACACCTGGCTGGTCACGGTGTAGCTGCGGCCCTGCGTCTCCAGCGTGTGGGGCGTCGCGGTGTAGGTGTACGTGGCGGACGACGCGGTCTTCCAGGCTTCGATCGCGGCGAGGCCCGAATGGGTATGGCCTTCGTCCAGGACGACGCCGTCCCGGGTGAAGCAGCGGGCGACGGCCTGGCCGTCCTGACGGTCGGCCTCGAAGTAGGCGGCAATGGGTTCAGGCAGGTCCAGCGCTTTCATGGCAGGGCTCCGGTGGGGTGGGTGGAGCCAGCTTGAAGCGCCCTGCAGGATTAGAGAATCGCCTATTATCCGATCAGGCCATGTAGGAATCGGTACACAATGCGCGGTTCGGAATTTGCCGAACTCAAGGCCTTCGTGGCCGTGGTCGACCGGGCCAGCTTCGCCCGGGCCGCCGACCACCTGGGGCTGTCGCGCTCGGCCCTCAGCCAGATCATCCGGCAGCTGGAAGCCCGGCTCGGCGTTCGATTGTTGAACCGCACCACCCGCAGCGTGTCACCGACCGAACCCGGACGGCAGCTGCACGAGCGCATCGCGCCGATGCTCCGCGACATGGATGACGCCGTGGCGCAGGCCGTGGGCACGCGTGCGCGCACCGCCGGGACCCTGCGCATCAACACGCTGAGCATGGCGGCCAAGCGAGTGATCGCGCCACGGTTGGGACGGTTCGCCCTCGCGCATCCCGACGTCGTGCTCGACATCGTCATCGACGACGGCCTGAGCGATATCGCAGCCGAAGGATTCGACGCCGGCATCCGGGTGGGCGGCCGGCTGCAGAAGGACATGGTGGCGGTGCGGCTCACGCCCGACTTCGAGCTGCTCGCCGTGGCGTCGCCCGACTACCTCGCCCGGCACGGCGAACCGAAGACGCCGGCGGATCTGAGCCAGCACGCGTGCATCAACTGGCGCTTCCCCGGCAGCGGCAAGATCGCCGGCTGGTCGTTCGAGAAGAAGCGCAAGGCGGTCGAATTCTTCGGCGAGGGAAAGGTGATCTCGAACCACCAGGACATCATCGTGCCCGCCGCGCTGCAGGGGCTCGGCATCCTGTACGCGTACAACGACGACGACATCGCCGAGGCGTTGCGCGATGGACGGCTCAAGCGCGTGCTCGCCGACTGGTCGCCGACGGTACCCGGCCTGTTCCTCTACTACTCGAGCCGGCGCTACATGCTGCCGGCGCTCCGGGCCTTCATCGACTGCCTGCTCGATCGCGACCTGGGTTGAGCAGGTTGCAACGACGCAGGACAGCGGCGCGACGCACGCGCCGTGTCTTTGCCAAGCGCGAGGGTCATCGCCGGCACGCGCGTGGGCTGCGCGCAATCAGGCCTGCGTCAATCGCGCGAGGCGCGTGCGCCCTTGCGATCGCCGCGTTCGGCCGCCGCGCGGCTTTGCGCGAACTCGGGAAAGGTGTCCGCGAGTGATTTCTTGTCGGGCAGGATGTAGAACACGCCGCCGCGCTCGAACGTCGTGCGCATGACCTGTTCGTAGAACTCGGGCGAGACGTTGATGCAGCCGTGCGTGATGCGGTTGTCGTCGGGCGTCGGCGATGCCAGGCGTTCGACGCGCCTTTCCGCCGGGACGCCGGTGGCGGTCGGATGGATGGAGACGGCGGATTCGTGGTCGACCCACAGCACGCGTCCGGCGTCGATGGACGGACCGTAGCCGCCCACGAAACGGCCCGCAGGCGTGGTGCGATCCCTGCCCGGGATTTCACGCAGCGCAAGGCCGGCCACGCCGGGCGCGGTGTGATCGCCGACGGCCGAGCCGAAGAGCCCGGGCGCCGCACCGCGAAGCCGGCCATTGCCGTCGAACACGAGGATCTGTGCGGCGGCCTTGTCCATGATCGCGAACGGATAGCCCTGGCTGTCCTTGCTCGCCACGACCCAGCCGGCGAGTTCGATGACGGTGTCGGCCACGTCCTGGCCGGGGGGAAGCTGGTCGAGGGCCGCGGCGGGCGGCGCGGCACCTGCCTTGTCCTTGCCGTCCCGGGCGCTGGCGACGTCCGCGCACGCGAATGCCAGCGTCAACGCCAGCGCTCCACAGGCGGTCCGGATCAAGGGATGAGTATGCGTACCGATGGGACGTTCCTCGGCTCAGTGAGGGAGTGAAGGGTGACGATGGGCAGACCGGTGGCCCGCAGGGGCCACCGGTCCGGTGACATCAACCGCGCGGCACGCGACGCGGTGCGGCTTCCAGCTGACGGACGCGACCTTCGATCTGGTCCAGGCGCTGGTTGGCCTGCTGGGCGGACTGATTGGCCGACTCGGCGCTCTGTGCGGCGCCCTGCACGCGCGTGTCGAGCTGGTCGAGGCGCGAGTTGATGCCCGCGAACTCGTCGTCGTACGTGGCGCAGCCGGAAAAGGCGAGCGTGGCCAGCAGCGCCACGCCGATCGTCAGGTGTTGTTTTTTCTGGAACATTCCAATCCTCCTTCGTCTGGGGGAACCGGAATATAGCGGCCTTTTTCGTTCACCCCGGCAACCGCCTTCAGCTGGAATTGGCGTACGTCGAGACGCTGTGAAGACGGTGTTCACGCGTTGGCCGTCCGTCAGAAAGAAATCGCGTCGCGCAGCGGCCGGAAAGCGTGAAACCTGTTGGAAAACCGCTCCACTAAGGTTGACGTCCTGCAGTGAATCAACGCCGTATTTCATCCATTCGCTCACCGACCCATACCTGCAGATCCAACGTCTGCAGCCAGCCGTGATGGGTCAGGAACGCCACGTCTGCGGCATCGCGACCGTAGGCGACCACGATGCGGCCGCCGCGCGGCGCGGACTGCGTCGGATCGAAGGTGTACCAGCGTCCATCCAGATACGCCTCGAACCACGCATGCAGATCCATCGGCGCCAGTCCGTGCAGATAGCCGACCACCATGCGGGCCGGAATCCGCAGGCTCCTGCACAGCGTGATGCCGACATGGGCCTGGTCGCGGCAGACGCCCGCGCCCGCTTCCATCGTGCCGAGTGCGTCCGTGCTGGCATCGCTGACGCCGTACCGGTACGCGATGTGCGTGCGGATCCATTCCACGACGGCGCCGACCTGGCCACTGCGCGGACCGGCCGCCTCGACGATCGCCTGCGCCTGCTCGAACGTGCGATCGCTCGGGCAGTAGCGGCTCGGCAACAGGTACTGCAGCGTGTGATCGGGCAGCAGGGCCGCCGGCACCGGCGCGACCCACGGCGCAAGGGCGATATCGCGCTCGGTCTCCACCTCCAGTTCGGCGCGGATGCGCATGCGCCCGCGCGGCACCACGAAGCGCTGGCACAGGTTGCCGAACACGTCGACGAACTCGGTCGGCCGGACGTGGGGATCGAAGGCATAGGTTTCGCTGATCAGCCATTGCGCATCGCCGCTGCGCGGACGCAGCATGGCGACCACCGCGCAGTCTTCGATCGATTCGACCGTCAGTTCGCATCCGGCCAGCAGGCGCATGTTCGATCCGTTCGGGGGGTTGTTCATGGCGGAAGCCCTGGCGCTTCGAGGCGCGCGGTGATCGGCAGCAGGACGGCAGGCGTCCGTGCGCGGACTACGCGCGGCGGCGGGATGCTCGCGCAAAAGCGCCGGCACCCGGACTGCGAGCGCTCACGGGGCCAACGGCATCTGCCCGGCCACTAGGCGGAGCAGCGCGGCCTGGCGCTCCCGCATCCAGCGCGTGGCCCATGCGGTGCCTGCGTCCAGCGACCGCACGGCGATCTGTTCCTGGCGCACGTCCGTGCCGCTGATCAGGATCCTTGCCATCCACCCTTGCCGCTCGGGGCCGGCTCGACGATGCGCACGCCATGGCGGACCCGCGTGCGGCAACGTTCGCCCATGTCCCAGGTGAATCCGTCCGGCAGCGGAGCTGAGCGGAGTGCGCGTGTTCACGGTGAGCCCCGGCGACGTCGGCGCTCACCTTCGCACAGCTCCCGTGCGGAGCGCGTGAGGGAAGATCGTGCCCGACGGCATGGACGCGCCGGGCGGTGACGTGTCAGCGCCAGCTGGCCTTGCGCGACGGCGTGGGCGGGGTGGGCGCGGGATCGAGGGTGGGCACCAGCAGCGACAGGCGCGCCTTGGCGTAGTCGCCGCTGCCTTCGACATCCAGCTTGCCCGCGCTGTTGGGATTGATCAGCGCCGTATCGAGGAACACCTCTTCACCGACCGCCACGCGATGGCGCGCACTGCACACCTTCGCCGGCACCTGCAGCACGCTGATGCCATCCCGCTGCCACTTGGTCTCCGGCGCAAGCCGCCGGACGATGGAGCCGTCCACCCACACATCCACCGAATCCGATTGCACCGACCGGCACTTGCCGATCCCGACATCAAAAGTCATGCACCCTCCTACAGGGCGGTATGCGTCAACGTGAATTGGAAACCGCGTGCTTCCAGCAGACGGCGCATGCGCTTCTCCGCCGGGACGCGATGGAACTGCCGGCCTGCCCACAAACCGAAGCAGGGTCGACCATTGGCATGCTGGCCTTGCGACGGCGGGCGTCGCGACACCGCGATGTCCATCGACTCGCAGGCGGTCGCCCACATCACCCGCAGATCGTCCGGCCCGATGGATTGCTGCTGCCCGAGATGGAGAATGAAAACCTGGACCTGCTGGTGGGACACATGCACCTCGTCGGCACGCGCGCGATCGCGTCGTCAGGCCGAGAGGAAGAGAGGTCAGCCCGCAGGAGGCGGCGGAGGCGACTGCCAGTCAGCCTGGACAGGTATACGCGGTTGGGCGGGTTATCGCAAATGCGTGCGCGCCCAGGTGGGGACTGGCACGCGCTTTCACTGCGATCGAGCGCAGTCTCCGGATCGCTCCATCTCAGCGGCCATCACGCGAGGGACCGCACGGTTCAGCGCGATGCACCCGCGCCCAACCGCCACCCCAGCCCCGACCATCGGCTGGCATGCCGGGCCAGTGCCTCGCGGATCACCGTATCGCTGCCGGCGACATGCAGTTCGCGGCGGGCGCGGGTGATGCCGGTATAGACCAGTTCACGCGAGAGCACGCGGTTGCTGCGGGCGGGCAGCAGCAGCCAGACCGTATCGAATTCCGATCCCTGCGCCTTGTGTACCGTCATCGCGAACGCCGACTCGTGCGCGGGCAGCGCGGCAGGATGGAATGCGCGCGGCTGTGCGGCCTCTTCACCCGGGAACCACGCGACCAGCGCGCCGCGCTCGTCGCGCAGGCAGAGGCCGATGTCGCCGTTGAACAGGCGGTGGCGGTAGCTGTTCTCGGTGACGATCAGCAGCTGGCCATGGAAATGCCCGGGTCCACTGCGCGATGTGCCGGCGCCTGTATCGAGCAGCAGGCGTTCGATGCGGGCGTTGAGCGTGCGTGCGCCCTGGGCGCCCTCGCGCACGGCG includes the following:
- a CDS encoding nuclear transport factor 2 family protein gives rise to the protein MKALDLPEPIAAYFEADRQDGQAVARCFTRDGVVLDEGHTHSGLAAIEAWKTASSATYTYTATPHTLETQGRSYTVTSQVSGDFPGSPLDLRYRFTLERGKIATLEIAP
- a CDS encoding YgjP-like metallopeptidase domain-containing protein, translating into MEPLKYLAGYPQDLQERVRALIAQDGLAPMLAKKYAEPHAVRSDGQLYDYVQALKEQYLRRSVPLGKVVYDSTLQVMKHALGTHTAISRVHGGKLKARREIRIATVFRDAPAAFLKMIAVHELAHIREAEHNKAFYQLCTHMEPDYHQLEFDLRLYLTLMEMRETKEP
- a CDS encoding LysR family transcriptional regulator, with product MRGSEFAELKAFVAVVDRASFARAADHLGLSRSALSQIIRQLEARLGVRLLNRTTRSVSPTEPGRQLHERIAPMLRDMDDAVAQAVGTRARTAGTLRINTLSMAAKRVIAPRLGRFALAHPDVVLDIVIDDGLSDIAAEGFDAGIRVGGRLQKDMVAVRLTPDFELLAVASPDYLARHGEPKTPADLSQHACINWRFPGSGKIAGWSFEKKRKAVEFFGEGKVISNHQDIIVPAALQGLGILYAYNDDDIAEALRDGRLKRVLADWSPTVPGLFLYYSSRRYMLPALRAFIDCLLDRDLG
- a CDS encoding transglutaminase family protein, translating into MNNPPNGSNMRLLAGCELTVESIEDCAVVAMLRPRSGDAQWLISETYAFDPHVRPTEFVDVFGNLCQRFVVPRGRMRIRAELEVETERDIALAPWVAPVPAALLPDHTLQYLLPSRYCPSDRTFEQAQAIVEAAGPRSGQVGAVVEWIRTHIAYRYGVSDASTDALGTMEAGAGVCRDQAHVGITLCRSLRIPARMVVGYLHGLAPMDLHAWFEAYLDGRWYTFDPTQSAPRGGRIVVAYGRDAADVAFLTHHGWLQTLDLQVWVGERMDEIRR
- a CDS encoding SDR family oxidoreductase; translated protein: MSFDLQLAGKRILVTGGTRGVGAAVVERLIQLGARVATTARSVPDTPLEHVHYVAADLATADGVRAAAEAARHELGGIDILINVVGGSSAPAGGFAVLDDAEWAKALDVNLMSAVRMDRALLPAMLAQGSGVILHVTSIQRVLPLHDATIAYAAAKAALSTYSKALSKEVTPQGVRVVRVSPGWVETEAAVDFLGGIAANVGTDYEGARRMVMEALGGIPLGRPAQPSEVADLIAFLVSPRAASVSGSEHVIDGGTVPTA
- a CDS encoding DUF2058 domain-containing protein; this encodes MAKGNPLQEQLLKAGLVKKSKLAEVAREQNKARHGKGPAAPNEIQREAERARAEKAERDRALEAERKAHARTAELRAQARQIIADRKVPRSGELEYRFTANGAIRTVLVNDDLKKKLAAGLLVIAHIDDRYELLPRVAADKVRERDPDMIVLDHAQGTDAAASTSEDDDYYAQFKVPDDLMW
- a CDS encoding alpha/beta hydrolase, translating into MFKLIPALLAAALAASLSPSAHATEAVRDGGQVRNVVLVHGAFADGSGWRPVYEDLTARGYRVSIVQNPLTSLADDVAATKRVLDRQDGPAILVGHSWGGTVITEAGVHDKVAGLVYVSALAPDAGETTAQQYTGFAPTPEFVIETSADGFGFIHPAKFKAGFAHDTTDADAAFLRDSQVPINMSAFGTPLTHAAWRSKPSWAVIATEDKAFDQAMLIHMAERIDARITKVSASHAVFMTQPKVVADTIDRAARDAGQAAR
- a CDS encoding GMC family oxidoreductase, producing the protein MSIPPASYAPSLTTGAPSGRFDFIVCGAGPAGCALAGRLAEHPGVRVLLVEAGGADTLPEILEPTQWPLNLGSDRDWGFVAQSNPHLNHRAIPLNMGKVLGGSSSINVMVWARGHQADWDQFAEEAGDDDWGYRSVLGIYRRIEDWRGLPDAARRGTGGPVHVETPPHPQPVAIAMVEAAKTLGIPTFDSPNGAMMEGRGGVALNDLIVKAGQRSSLFRAYILPKLGQPNLTVMTGAQVSRLVLEGTTVVGVEITQGAQRTRILADREVILSMGAINTPKVLMQSGIGPEEELAPHGIPVIQHLPGVGRNHQDHVSFGCLFEANAPVGVGNGGSEATLYWKTDAALAAPDVFHCQLEFPVPTPETAHRGVPAHGWMTFAGLSHPKSRGSVHLTGADPDAPPRIQANTLSHPDDLRDARATVALAREMAHASPFRNLLKREAMPGNLGTSEMDTYLRDAAVTFWHQACTAKMGRDAMSVVNGNLQVYGIERLRIADASVLPNVPSGNTMAPCVVIGERAAEIIGRAHRL
- a CDS encoding class I SAM-dependent methyltransferase — translated: MQQHELDALFDQQAAGYDARWVRMAPIRESLLFLMETVFADLPEDARLLCVGAGTGAEIAHLARRFPRWTFLALDPSTQMIATCRARAEREGFADRCGFHADVVDTLPEAAAFDGATCLLVSQFLLDPAVRTAFFASIARRLRPGGTLAWADLAWDTAAADYPAMLKLWMETMSGAGLDAAALEQIRANYARDVAILPPDHVAALAQAGGFLSPLRFHQAGMIHGWCARTAG